In Calothrix sp. PCC 7507, one DNA window encodes the following:
- a CDS encoding sulfurtransferase yields the protein MAEPKLVVSQAWLLEHLNDPEVVIVDCRFSLSDPQLGRQQYQESHIEGAYYLDLNQDLSSPVGEHGGRHPLPNPVDLAQKLSEIGVNYQKTLVVTYDDSRLAFAARLWWLLRYLGHEQVAILDGGFAGWQKADYPITKIIPQARKATFRPEVQTELVVDITAVKNRKDLPEVVLIDSRESDRYQGEREPIDKIAGHIPGAVNYPWQEVTDSSGYLLSEPKQRDRWKKLDKAEEILVYCGSGVTACVNLLSLNIAGIHSAKLYAGSWSDWISY from the coding sequence GAAGTTGTGATTGTAGATTGTCGCTTTTCTCTGAGCGATCCACAATTAGGACGACAGCAGTATCAAGAGAGTCACATAGAAGGTGCTTACTATCTAGATTTAAACCAGGATCTTTCTAGTCCTGTGGGAGAACATGGTGGAAGACATCCTTTACCTAATCCCGTTGATTTAGCTCAGAAGCTATCAGAGATAGGAGTAAACTATCAAAAAACATTAGTTGTAACTTACGATGATTCTCGCCTGGCGTTTGCGGCTCGTTTGTGGTGGCTATTGCGCTATTTAGGACATGAGCAAGTGGCAATTTTAGATGGAGGCTTTGCAGGTTGGCAAAAAGCAGACTATCCCATCACAAAGATTATTCCTCAAGCCCGGAAGGCTACCTTTAGACCCGAAGTACAAACAGAATTGGTAGTGGATATAACAGCGGTAAAAAATCGTAAAGATTTGCCGGAGGTGGTTTTGATAGATTCAAGAGAGAGCGATCGCTACCAGGGTGAACGTGAGCCAATTGATAAAATTGCTGGTCATATTCCCGGTGCTGTCAACTATCCTTGGCAAGAAGTTACGGATTCTTCAGGATACCTGCTTTCTGAGCCAAAACAACGCGATCGCTGGAAAAAATTAGACAAAGCCGAAGAAATTTTAGTTTACTGCGGTTCCGGCGTGACTGCTTGTGTAAATTTACTTTCTTTAAACATAGCGGGCATCCACAGCGCTAAACTTTATGCTGGTAGCTGGAGCGATTGGATTAGTTATTGA
- a CDS encoding FecR domain-containing protein: MVSANAPLTRAEIQNLRNLVQLIIRNNPQKRPARKLDTIIPGDGLSTGRASLAELRFNDGSLARVGEQALFQFLPQTRNFRLSNGTVLLLIPPGRGQTRIQTPNAAAAIRGSALFVRYDEQTDTTVLGALTNSGIEVSNKEASQSQLLEAGQLIVIVKNKFQGLYDFDLRNFYETSDLVQGLDLTRQNLKPMPDPAIASVQAETAAAVAAQSPISGRGVVDNPSFLQLSNSSSSSSNASKDTPSSNTLNENPSVNSLVETGQVVSDTERQTSQNNNDNNNVNSQDKPPETKPPETKPPETKPPETKPPETKPPETKPPETKPPETKPPETKPPETKPPETKPPETKPPETKPPETKPPETKPPETKPPETKPPETKPPETKPPETKPPGHKPPETKPPETKPPETKPPGHRPPGHKPPETKPPGHKPPETKPPETKPPETKPPETKPPETKPPETKPPETKPPETKPPETRPPETKPPDTKPPETKPPETRPPETKPPETKPPETKPPETKAPGN; encoded by the coding sequence ATGGTGAGTGCAAACGCTCCTCTGACGCGGGCTGAGATTCAGAATCTGCGTAATTTAGTCCAACTGATCATTAGAAATAACCCACAGAAGCGTCCGGCACGAAAATTAGACACTATAATTCCTGGCGATGGCTTATCTACTGGTAGAGCTTCCTTAGCAGAGTTGCGCTTTAACGATGGCTCTTTAGCACGAGTTGGAGAACAAGCTCTATTTCAATTTTTGCCACAAACTCGCAACTTTCGACTATCAAATGGGACTGTGCTACTGCTGATACCTCCTGGAAGGGGGCAAACACGCATACAAACACCTAACGCAGCAGCAGCAATTCGTGGTTCAGCATTATTTGTACGCTATGACGAACAAACAGACACCACAGTTTTAGGCGCATTGACAAATAGTGGCATTGAAGTTTCTAACAAAGAAGCTTCTCAAAGTCAATTGCTGGAAGCAGGACAGTTAATAGTTATTGTTAAGAATAAATTTCAAGGCTTATACGATTTTGATCTAAGGAATTTTTATGAAACCAGCGATCTAGTTCAAGGGCTGGATTTGACTAGGCAGAATCTTAAGCCTATGCCCGATCCGGCGATCGCTAGTGTTCAAGCTGAAACCGCCGCAGCCGTAGCAGCACAGTCACCCATAAGCGGTAGGGGAGTAGTAGACAACCCATCTTTTTTACAGTTAAGCAATAGTTCTTCATCATCCAGCAACGCCAGCAAAGATACTCCCTCATCAAACACCCTCAATGAGAATCCTTCAGTAAATTCCCTCGTAGAAACAGGACAAGTTGTATCAGATACTGAGCGGCAGACTTCTCAAAATAACAACGATAATAATAATGTAAATTCACAGGACAAGCCCCCGGAAACAAAGCCGCCTGAGACTAAACCGCCTGAGACTAAACCACCAGAAACTAAACCACCGGAAACTAAACCACCGGAAACTAAACCACCAGAAACTAAACCACCGGAAACTAAACCACCAGAAACTAAACCTCCGGAAACTAAACCACCAGAAACTAAGCCACCAGAAACTAAGCCGCCTGAGACTAAGCCCCCGGAAACTAAACCGCCAGAAACTAAACCACCTGAGACTAAGCCCCCGGAAACTAAACCACCTGAGACTAAACCTCCTGAGACTAAGCCACCGGAAACTAAACCACCAGGACATAAACCTCCTGAGACTAAGCCGCCTGAGACTAAGCCCCCGGAAACTAAACCGCCAGGACATAGACCACCAGGACATAAACCTCCTGAGACTAAGCCACCAGGACATAAACCTCCAGAGACTAAGCCACCGGAAACTAAGCCACCAGAAACTAAGCCACCGGAAACTAAACCCCCGGAAACTAAGCCACCGGAAACTAAACCTCCTGAGACTAAACCTCCTGAGACTAAGCCACCGGAAACTAGACCACCGGAAACTAAGCCACCGGACACTAAACCTCCTGAGACTAAGCCACCGGAAACTAGACCACCGGAAACTAAACCTCCTGAGACTAAGCCACCAGAAACTAAGCCACCGGAAACTAAAGCCCCCGGAAACTAG
- a CDS encoding YqiA/YcfP family alpha/beta fold hydrolase, whose amino-acid sequence MSTQYIYLHGFASSPNSAKAQDIGDRFAQIQTKLTIPELNAGDFSRLTITRQITQVVAEFSDNSLPVTLIGSSLGGLTAAHLGQKYPQVQRLVLLAPAFDFLSHWLPKLGNEAVQRWQQEKYLMVYHYGERRSLPLSYDFVTDATQYQEEAFQRPIPTLILHGKKDEVIPIAASRDFVRSRPWVELVELDSDHALGNVMPEIWQAIHLFCQLP is encoded by the coding sequence ATGTCTACCCAGTACATCTACCTTCATGGCTTCGCTTCCAGTCCTAATTCTGCCAAAGCTCAGGACATAGGCGATCGCTTTGCCCAAATTCAGACAAAGCTGACAATCCCGGAGCTAAATGCTGGTGATTTCTCTCGGTTGACAATCACTCGTCAAATAACCCAAGTTGTCGCAGAATTTTCTGATAATTCTTTGCCAGTGACACTAATTGGCTCAAGTTTAGGTGGTTTGACGGCAGCCCATTTGGGGCAGAAATACCCACAAGTACAACGCTTAGTCTTGTTAGCACCAGCTTTTGATTTCTTATCTCATTGGTTGCCCAAGCTAGGAAATGAAGCAGTGCAGCGCTGGCAACAAGAAAAATATCTCATGGTTTACCACTACGGTGAAAGGCGATCGCTTCCCCTCAGTTATGATTTTGTGACAGATGCAACTCAATACCAAGAGGAAGCATTCCAACGCCCCATTCCCACACTGATTTTGCATGGCAAAAAAGACGAAGTCATACCCATTGCCGCCAGTCGAGACTTTGTGCGATCGCGTCCTTGGGTAGAATTAGTAGAACTAGACAGCGATCATGCCTTGGGCAATGTAATGCCAGAAATTTGGCAAGCAATTCATCTCTTCTGCCAGCTACCTTGA
- a CDS encoding histidinol-phosphate transaminase yields MLPFIRSDLAKFTAYKAHPSSDTAEAVPTQFDRLDTNESPYDLPPELKEKLAWTYQQVIETNRYPDGGHETLKDAIAQYVNESANPAPSFVTAANISVGNGSDELIRSLLIATCLGGEGAILVANPTFSMYAILAQTLGIPVVTVPRSEANFEIDLIAAQSAIEQTQNPPIRAVFVVHPNSPTANTLTTAELTWLRSLSEQILVVIDEAYFEFSQNTLAGELAQRPNWLILRTFSKAFRLAALRVGYCIAHPEAIAILEKVRLPYNLPSFSIAAAISALQNRQLLLESISQTLAERDKLIQVLSQHPALKIRESTANFIYLRLQQNGASAQNIALKSLHQQLKISGTLVRLLNEGLRITIGTIEENARTLNRIQAALTDFEF; encoded by the coding sequence ATGCTCCCATTCATCCGGTCAGATTTAGCTAAGTTCACCGCTTATAAAGCCCATCCCAGCAGCGATACAGCCGAAGCCGTGCCCACACAATTTGATCGGCTGGATACGAATGAAAGCCCCTATGATTTACCACCTGAGTTAAAAGAAAAGCTAGCTTGGACTTATCAGCAGGTAATTGAAACAAATCGTTATCCTGATGGTGGACATGAGACACTCAAAGATGCGATCGCCCAATATGTCAATGAGTCAGCTAACCCCGCACCATCCTTTGTGACTGCTGCCAATATTTCTGTAGGTAATGGTTCAGATGAACTAATCCGCTCTTTATTAATTGCCACTTGTCTAGGAGGAGAAGGCGCAATTCTTGTTGCTAATCCTACTTTTTCGATGTACGCAATTTTGGCACAAACTCTGGGTATTCCCGTAGTCACAGTGCCAAGAAGTGAGGCTAATTTTGAAATTGACTTAATAGCTGCACAATCAGCGATCGAACAAACTCAAAATCCTCCAATTCGGGCAGTTTTCGTCGTTCATCCCAATTCCCCCACGGCTAATACCTTAACGACAGCGGAGTTGACATGGCTAAGAAGTTTGAGTGAACAAATTTTGGTAGTGATTGATGAAGCTTATTTTGAATTTAGCCAAAATACTTTAGCTGGAGAATTAGCACAGCGCCCCAACTGGTTGATATTACGTACTTTTTCTAAAGCTTTCCGGCTAGCAGCGCTACGTGTTGGCTATTGTATCGCTCATCCAGAAGCGATCGCTATCTTAGAAAAAGTCCGCTTACCTTATAATTTACCGAGTTTCTCCATAGCCGCAGCAATTTCTGCTTTACAAAACCGTCAACTTTTGCTTGAATCAATTTCCCAAACTTTAGCCGAACGAGACAAACTAATCCAAGTTTTATCTCAACATCCAGCATTAAAAATTAGAGAAAGTACAGCTAACTTTATTTATCTGCGTCTCCAACAAAATGGAGCAAGCGCGCAAAACATTGCTTTAAAAAGTTTACACCAGCAACTCAAGATTTCTGGAACCCTGGTACGGCTTCTGAACGAAGGATTGCGAATTACTATAGGAACTATTGAAGAAAACGCCCGCACCCTGAATCGAATCCAAGCTGCTTTGACGGATTTTGAATTTTAA
- a CDS encoding GNAT family N-acetyltransferase, with protein MNEINTKRALTSWFFHSYHQESVTDAAEPVERQLQIRAATPADLTSVAQIIAESFHSQQGIWGWAFPVLRLGIYEDLKHRLASPAPHHVCLVAVDTTIGAANNLVGTVEMGVRFSNSWAQVGRSFPYLSNLAVCPKYRRNGVASELLTKCEYVSREWGFQDLYLHVVEDNHQARQLYFKQGYRVDKIESSWNIFLLRYSHQLLLHKYLRANSTT; from the coding sequence TTGAATGAAATTAACACTAAACGAGCCTTGACATCCTGGTTTTTTCACTCATACCATCAAGAGTCAGTCACAGATGCCGCCGAGCCAGTTGAACGCCAACTCCAAATCCGTGCGGCTACACCTGCTGATTTGACGAGTGTTGCCCAAATTATTGCTGAGAGCTTTCACTCCCAACAGGGGATATGGGGATGGGCTTTCCCTGTGCTGCGTTTGGGTATTTACGAAGACTTAAAACACCGACTGGCGTCACCTGCTCCCCATCACGTTTGTTTGGTTGCTGTTGATACTACTATTGGTGCTGCTAATAATTTAGTAGGAACTGTAGAAATGGGTGTGCGTTTCAGTAATTCATGGGCACAGGTGGGTAGGAGTTTCCCGTACCTGTCAAATCTAGCTGTTTGCCCAAAATATCGTAGGAATGGCGTGGCCTCAGAGTTACTCACAAAATGTGAATATGTCTCCCGTGAGTGGGGATTTCAAGATTTATACCTTCATGTAGTGGAGGATAATCATCAGGCACGACAGCTTTATTTCAAGCAGGGATATCGAGTGGATAAAATCGAATCTAGTTGGAATATTTTTCTTTTAAGATATTCACATCAGTTGTTATTGCACAAGTATTTGAGGGCTAATTCAACTACCTAA
- a CDS encoding response regulator: protein MKSQANSKPKILVVDDEPDNLDLLYRTFYRDYKVLRATSGPAALDLLSQEGEVSVIISDQRMPIMSGTEFLSLTATQYPDIIRIILTGYTDVEDLVEAINAGKVFKYVTKPWEAEELKAVVRQALDTHNVLKARTRELTRTLRQESLLNTVTNTIRSALDYRQILQAIVDTVGHMLEVDVCLLRPFQEGRLVDEGFIYQKTGENTGGGVDERDGGNITSSSSSSPFSSLLAQTVWETREVQVIHHVVDDERIQGDTLELRQRSTAFATANICSSLVVPLICQQELMAVLALHKCSESRIWRDEEVQLVSMVADQAALALSQAYTYEQVRALARREVLINTITTAIRSSLDPQNIFAAITEQLGQALQVDGCVLSLWTEEDEFVQCVGLYDSSQNLEDALKVVKGENLDHNHHKLKQQLPDSQAPIKENPILQEILQTQQPVVITDMSNCSSEVKGFDLPLKMPARSLMVVPLLADGKCIGSITLRVNSQARVWLSSDIELAKAVASQAAIAVQQSRLYQKTRDQAERLLQLDKQKTEFFQNISHEFRTPITLIQGPLESAVSMGEGLSYSQSTIALRNSRRLLRLVNQLLDLQRLDAGRMQPSFRPCDLAEFVSQIVESFRPYCEKKALNLVTQLGECPQVYLDMEKFDKVVYNLLSNAMKFTPESGTINVRLVSQGDRCILQVQDTGIGIVQEQIPHLFERFRQAEGSENRSYEGSGLGLALVKELVELHGGKVTVDSVYGEGTTFTLWLITGNHHLPREQVLETPSELTTSRASVELADLELIESITDNIEELSPISDTQDLQKNGKAGLEKHDHSILVVDDNPDLRTYVSDIIRSNGYQVQTARNGAEGFRIAQATSPSLIVTDLMMPVVTGLEMIRMIRNEDKLKGTPIILLTAKVDEETRIEGTEYGADAYLAKPFNDRELLAEVKNLLALKANERRVLELNTYLTESVLKRFLPPALVQKAAMGDLTLDLRPEPRLITVLFSDIVGFTQLANTLRSRRVAELLNEYLEAMTKTVFDNGGTVDKFMGDAILALYGAPEELTPNEQVRRAINTARAMHHALAKLNQRWRDQGIFDADGHAGVKFRCGIHQGTAVVGMFGSAERADYTAIGPSVNIAARLQAAAIPGTILVSAAVADYLQDEEITKVSPLELKGVDETVLTFAVAPELMVNR, encoded by the coding sequence ATGAAATCCCAAGCAAACAGTAAGCCTAAAATTTTGGTTGTTGATGATGAACCAGACAACCTTGACTTGCTTTACCGCACCTTCTATCGCGACTATAAGGTGCTGAGGGCAACTTCTGGTCCTGCGGCGCTGGATTTGCTCTCTCAAGAGGGAGAAGTCTCGGTGATCATCTCTGATCAGCGGATGCCGATAATGAGCGGTACAGAATTTTTGAGCCTGACAGCGACTCAATATCCAGATATTATCCGGATTATTTTAACTGGCTACACTGATGTCGAAGACTTAGTGGAAGCAATTAATGCTGGCAAGGTATTCAAATATGTCACCAAACCTTGGGAAGCTGAGGAACTTAAAGCAGTAGTACGCCAAGCCCTAGATACTCACAATGTCCTCAAAGCTCGAACTCGTGAACTAACCCGCACACTGCGTCAAGAATCACTGCTGAACACTGTCACAAATACCATTCGCAGTGCTTTAGACTATCGGCAAATTTTACAAGCAATTGTCGATACGGTGGGTCATATGTTGGAGGTGGATGTTTGTCTGTTACGTCCTTTCCAAGAGGGGCGATTAGTGGATGAGGGATTCATTTACCAGAAGACTGGAGAAAACACAGGAGGAGGGGTAGATGAGAGAGATGGGGGAAATATTACTTCCTCATCGTCCTCATCACCCTTCTCTTCTCTATTAGCTCAAACGGTCTGGGAAACCCGCGAAGTACAGGTGATTCATCATGTGGTAGATGATGAACGTATCCAAGGTGATACTCTTGAACTCCGCCAACGTTCCACAGCTTTTGCCACAGCTAATATTTGCTCTAGCTTGGTGGTGCCGTTGATTTGTCAACAGGAACTGATGGCAGTCCTAGCACTACATAAGTGTTCTGAGTCCCGTATCTGGCGAGATGAGGAGGTGCAGCTGGTATCGATGGTGGCGGATCAAGCAGCCTTAGCTCTTTCTCAAGCCTATACTTATGAGCAAGTACGTGCCCTTGCTAGAAGAGAAGTATTAATTAATACAATTACTACGGCGATTCGCTCTAGCCTAGACCCACAAAATATTTTTGCAGCTATTACCGAACAACTAGGGCAAGCTTTACAAGTCGATGGCTGTGTCCTGTCTTTGTGGACAGAGGAAGATGAGTTTGTTCAGTGTGTGGGCTTATATGATAGTTCTCAAAATCTAGAGGATGCTCTCAAGGTAGTTAAGGGAGAAAATTTAGATCATAATCACCACAAATTAAAACAGCAATTACCCGATTCTCAAGCACCAATTAAGGAGAATCCGATACTGCAAGAAATTTTGCAGACACAGCAGCCTGTGGTAATTACTGATATGAGTAATTGTTCGTCAGAAGTTAAAGGGTTTGATTTGCCTTTAAAAATGCCGGCACGATCGCTCATGGTTGTGCCTTTGTTGGCTGATGGCAAATGCATTGGCAGCATCACGTTGCGTGTTAATAGTCAAGCGAGAGTGTGGTTGTCATCGGATATCGAACTGGCTAAAGCAGTAGCATCTCAAGCAGCGATCGCCGTGCAGCAATCCCGTCTGTATCAAAAAACACGTGATCAGGCTGAACGTTTGTTGCAATTAGACAAACAAAAAACTGAATTTTTCCAAAATATTTCTCATGAATTCCGCACTCCTATTACTTTAATTCAGGGACCTCTAGAGTCAGCGGTGAGCATGGGTGAAGGGCTATCTTATTCTCAAAGTACGATCGCCCTGCGAAACTCCCGCCGTCTCCTACGACTAGTCAATCAACTACTTGATTTGCAACGCCTGGATGCGGGGAGGATGCAGCCTAGTTTTCGCCCCTGCGATTTGGCGGAATTTGTGAGCCAAATAGTCGAGTCATTTCGCCCATATTGCGAGAAGAAGGCTCTAAATCTCGTGACTCAGCTTGGTGAATGTCCCCAAGTTTACTTGGATATGGAAAAATTTGACAAGGTGGTTTATAACCTCCTGTCAAATGCCATGAAGTTTACCCCTGAAAGTGGCACGATCAATGTCAGACTGGTATCTCAAGGCGATCGCTGTATCTTACAAGTACAAGATACCGGAATTGGCATTGTTCAAGAGCAAATTCCCCACTTATTTGAGCGCTTCCGCCAAGCTGAAGGCTCAGAAAACCGCTCCTATGAAGGTAGTGGTTTGGGCTTGGCTTTAGTTAAAGAATTAGTGGAACTACACGGTGGTAAAGTAACTGTGGATTCAGTTTACGGGGAAGGAACTACCTTTACTTTATGGCTGATAACTGGAAATCATCACTTACCTAGAGAGCAAGTACTGGAAACACCTTCCGAGCTAACAACGAGTCGCGCTAGCGTGGAATTGGCTGATTTAGAACTAATAGAGTCCATAACAGATAATATCGAAGAACTATCACCCATTTCTGACACTCAGGACTTGCAAAAGAACGGTAAAGCTGGTCTGGAAAAACATGACCACTCAATTTTGGTCGTAGATGATAACCCGGATTTGCGAACCTATGTATCTGATATCATCCGTAGCAATGGTTATCAAGTCCAGACGGCTCGTAATGGCGCTGAGGGATTCCGAATAGCTCAAGCAACTTCACCCAGCTTAATTGTGACTGATTTAATGATGCCTGTAGTCACAGGATTGGAAATGATTCGGATGATCCGCAATGAGGATAAGCTCAAAGGAACACCAATTATTTTGCTGACAGCTAAAGTTGATGAAGAAACCCGCATTGAAGGTACAGAATATGGCGCGGATGCTTATTTAGCCAAACCATTTAATGACCGGGAACTTCTGGCTGAAGTCAAGAATCTTTTAGCCTTGAAGGCAAACGAACGGCGAGTTTTGGAGCTAAATACTTATCTGACAGAATCGGTGCTGAAGCGCTTTTTGCCGCCTGCTTTGGTGCAAAAAGCTGCAATGGGAGATTTGACTCTAGATTTACGACCGGAACCGCGCTTGATTACGGTTTTATTCAGTGACATAGTGGGTTTTACTCAGCTAGCAAATACTCTGAGATCCCGGCGAGTAGCGGAATTACTCAATGAGTATTTAGAAGCTATGACCAAAACTGTGTTTGATAACGGCGGCACTGTGGATAAATTTATGGGAGATGCTATTTTAGCTTTATACGGAGCGCCGGAAGAATTAACTCCCAATGAACAGGTACGTCGCGCTATCAACACAGCCAGAGCAATGCATCACGCACTAGCTAAGTTAAACCAACGTTGGCGAGACCAAGGTATATTCGATGCTGACGGACATGCTGGAGTGAAGTTTCGTTGTGGTATCCACCAAGGTACAGCAGTTGTAGGGATGTTCGGTAGTGCAGAACGCGCTGATTATACTGCTATTGGTCCGAGTGTGAATATTGCTGCTAGATTGCAGGCTGCTGCTATTCCCGGTACTATTCTGGTCTCTGCTGCTGTGGCAGATTATTTGCAGGATGAAGAAATCACTAAAGTAAGTCCTTTGGAACTTAAAGGAGTAGATGAAACAGTTCTGACTTTTGCTGTGGCTCCAGAGTTGATGGTTAATCGTTAA